Proteins co-encoded in one Candidatus Tectomicrobia bacterium genomic window:
- a CDS encoding (Fe-S)-binding protein encodes TYHDPCYLGRHNGVFEAPREVLHRISGDYRELRRSRDRSLCCGAGGGYAWMDDSPKTRINHMRLEDVKASGSKVAAVSCPFCMQMFEDALKAKDPEKSIRAADIAELVAEALE; translated from the coding sequence TCACCTACCACGACCCCTGCTACCTGGGCCGGCACAACGGGGTGTTCGAGGCCCCGCGCGAGGTCCTCCACCGGATCTCGGGGGACTACCGCGAGCTCCGGCGCTCGCGCGACCGCTCGCTCTGCTGCGGGGCGGGCGGGGGCTACGCCTGGATGGACGACAGCCCGAAAACCCGCATCAACCACATGCGGCTCGAGGACGTGAAGGCCTCGGGCTCCAAGGTGGCCGCCGTCTCCTGCCCCTTCTGCATGCAGATGTTCGAGGACGCCCTGAAGGCCAAGGACCCCGAAAAGAGCATCCGAGCGGCCGACATCGCCGAGCTGGTGGCCGAGGCGCTGGAGTAG